Sequence from the Christiangramia fulva genome:
AGAACCGGAAAAGGAGATGTTCAAAAAGTTTCTTTGAATGTATATCATACAATACAAATGCTTCAAGAACGACAAACTTGGCTTACAGAATATTTAACTGAAAGTGGATATGATGATTTGGGCTTTGTAGAATCTTTTGATAAAAATGATAGCTACAGAGAAATAGTAAATAGTATTAGGAAAACTTTAGGTTTAAATGAAGATTGGGCCAAAGAATTCAAAACTTGGGAAGAAACTTTAGATTACCTTACTCGAAAGATTGAAGATATAGGAATAATTATCACTTTCAATGGAGTTGTTGGCAATAATACAAGAAGGAAAATTAATGTTGAAGAATGTAGAGGATTCGTTTTAGTTAACAAAAAAGCTCCCTTTCTATTTATTAATTCTACTGACGCCAAAGCAGCTCAAATGTTCACTCTTTTACACGAGATAGCCCATATTTGGTTAGGGGAGAGTGCTGGATTTGATAATGATGATATGTTACCAGCAGATAATCCAATTGAAAAACTATGTGATAAGGTCGCTGCTGAGTTTTTAGTACCAGAAATACATTTTAAGGAATTATGGAAAACTTCTAAAAATTTCAGCACATTGAGTAGAAATTTAAAAGTAAGTCCCATAGTTATTGCACGAAGAGCTTTAGATCTGAATTTAATTACCAAAGGAGAATTCTTTGAATTTTATAATTCCTACATCAAAAGTTTCCAAATAAAAAAAGAAAATCAAACTTCTGGAGGAAACTTTTATGCAACTGCTAGAAAAAGAGTTAGTCTAAGATTTGTAAACTTTGTCAATAATGCTGTAAAAGAAAATAATCTTTTATATAGAGACGCATATCGTCTTACGAATCTTAGGGGAAATACTTATGACAAATTTGTGAACGAATATCTTTATAAAGTATGATGAGATATTTACTGGACACAAATTTCTTTATTCAAGCCCATCGTTCCTATTATCCATTAGATGTGGTTGAAAGTTTTTGGATCAGAACTAAGGAATTAGCCAGAAAGGGACATATAATTAGCATAGATAAAGTTAAAAAAGAGATTTATGACAAATCATCCCACGAAGATGAATTGAAAATCTGGTGTATTGATAATTTAGAAGATCAATTTTTCCATCCCACAGAAGAAGCTCTTTCTCAATATATCCAAATAGTACAATGGGTTAATACAATGAGACATCAGTACCTTGACAGTGCTATTGAGGATTTCTTACAAGCAGATTTAGCTGATCCCTGGTTAGTAGCATATGCAATAAAGGAGAATTTGGTTATTGTTACATATGAAAAGAGTGCCCCCGGAGCAAAGAAAAGGGTGAAAATCCCTGAAGTATGTAATCACTTTGGAGTAAGATTCGTAGACACTATTGGAATGATGAGAGAACTTAATTCAAAATTTTAGAGAGATACACAGCGGGTCTGTAAATTAAACTCTGTCTGATCTTTCAATTTCTCTTTTACTAATTCCAGAGGCACTGATATTTATGGTCAATGGTATCCTATTACCAAA
This genomic interval carries:
- a CDS encoding ImmA/IrrE family metallo-endopeptidase, encoding MVNRIENINSNLIEWAITRAGFKLEEFFTKNPTVEEWIKGNKYPTIKQLEDFTHKVHVPFGYLFLNEPPQEELNIPFFRTGKGDVQKVSLNVYHTIQMLQERQTWLTEYLTESGYDDLGFVESFDKNDSYREIVNSIRKTLGLNEDWAKEFKTWEETLDYLTRKIEDIGIIITFNGVVGNNTRRKINVEECRGFVLVNKKAPFLFINSTDAKAAQMFTLLHEIAHIWLGESAGFDNDDMLPADNPIEKLCDKVAAEFLVPEIHFKELWKTSKNFSTLSRNLKVSPIVIARRALDLNLITKGEFFEFYNSYIKSFQIKKENQTSGGNFYATARKRVSLRFVNFVNNAVKENNLLYRDAYRLTNLRGNTYDKFVNEYLYKV
- a CDS encoding DUF4411 family protein; amino-acid sequence: MMRYLLDTNFFIQAHRSYYPLDVVESFWIRTKELARKGHIISIDKVKKEIYDKSSHEDELKIWCIDNLEDQFFHPTEEALSQYIQIVQWVNTMRHQYLDSAIEDFLQADLADPWLVAYAIKENLVIVTYEKSAPGAKKRVKIPEVCNHFGVRFVDTIGMMRELNSKF